From the Primulina tabacum isolate GXHZ01 chromosome 3, ASM2559414v2, whole genome shotgun sequence genome, one window contains:
- the LOC142538716 gene encoding uncharacterized protein LOC142538716, whose protein sequence is MVFTLLMLKVVAAPYTCDAVFSGLAAFWDATRCFMSSPLYIYLGINFMIVLIAVSSTFHGQENDHRDLNIKINLVDDLDDAGILESPPPSPPRAPPQNIASTTPPPPPQNITTKRKCTKLINTVKKETFSDGGLGSDVHGVEKPLNSLDSVPPDSVYSIMEGNQVTTPPAPLEKGKDITYVEEKSVDTDNQINDTENEEEDSIEATWNAITGGGTRKPKKRQLKKSETWDVPPLNTTAMHRLDSEEILPTTPRWKELRKSETFNDAVSVTRRGGLIRRDPSMTLEEFNQQVEAFIKKFNNDMRLQRQESNKRFLDVVNNRGL, encoded by the coding sequence ATGGTCTTCACTCTGCTGATGCTGAAAGTAGTGGCAGCACCGTATACGTGTGATGCGGTTTTTTCCGGTCTGGCGGCGTTCTGGGATGCCACTCGGTGTTTCATGTCTTCCCCTCTTTATATTTACCTTGGTATCAACTTCATGATTGTGTTGATAGCCGTATCTTCAACTTTTCATGGTCAAGAAAATGATCATCGTGATCTTAACATCAAGATCAACCTTGTTGATGATCTTGATGATGCTGGAATTCTTGAATCACCGCCACCATCACCACCACGAGCGCCACCTCAGAATATAGCCTCAACCAccccaccaccacctccacagAACATAACAACAAAAAGAAAATGCACCAAACTTATAAACACTGTTAAAAAGGAAACATTTTCTGATGGAGGCCTTGGATCAGACGTACATGGTGTCGAGAAGCCACTAAATTCACTTGACTCTGTACCACCTGATTCTGTATACTCCATAATGGAAGGAAATCAGGTCACTACGCCTCCGGCGCCCCTCGAAAAAGGGAAGGATATCACATACGTCGAGGAGAAGTCCGTAGACACAGACAACCAAATCAATGACACAGAAAATGAAGAAGAGGACTCGATAGAGGCCACATGGAATGCGATAACCGGGGGAGGAACACGAAAGCCGAAGAAGAGACAGCTGAAAAAGAGCGAAACATGGGACGTGCCACCACTAAACACGACTGCTATGCACCGCCTCGACTCAGAAGAGATCCTGCCTACTACTCCTAGATGGAAAGAACTCAGGAAATCCGAAACGTTCAACGATGCAGTCTCGGTAACACGTAGAGGGGGCCTGATCAGGAGGGATCCTTCGATGACTCTCGAAGAATTCAACCAGCAAGTGGAAGCCTTCATCAAGAAATTCAACAACGATATGAGGTTACAGAGGCAAGAATCCAATAAAAGATTTTTAGACGTGGTTAACAATAGAGGACTCTAA